The DNA region CGAGGAGGACGCAGAGGAACAGCGGCAGCGGGTCCAGTAGCCAAGGGGGGGGATCAGCCCGCTTGACTGAAGGAGCGCGTGATGAGCAAGGCCGTGGTGGGCTTGATTGCCGGAATGGCACTGGGTTTTGCCGGGTACTTCGGTGGCTTCTGGGCCTTCCTGCTGGTGCTGGTACTGGGCGCCGCCGGACTTGTCGCTGGGCGCTTGATGGAAGGTGATCTCGAACCCAGTGACTTCATCCGCCGCCGTGACAACCACCAAGGGATCCGCCAGGGAGACCGGTGGCAGTGACCAGCGACCCCGATCATCGTCCGGGCATTCCCCGCGGGGAGCGGGGTGCGACCACCGTCGCCGACCGGGTCGTTGCGAAGATTGCTTCCCACGCGGCCCGCGAGGCGCTGGGCCGGTTCACCGAGTCGACCAGCCACGTACCACCCGGCCGCCAGACGCCACGCGTGACGGTGTCCGTGCGGCGGGCACCGGAGCAGGGCGACGCAGGACGAGGCCGCCTTCCTACCGAAAGCCGGTCGGCCGTGCTCGGCGAAGCGCGGATGCGCATCGCGGTGGAGCTGGGCTATCCGTCCGACATCGGGGCTCAGTG from Streptomyces sp. NBC_01591 includes:
- a CDS encoding Asp23/Gls24 family envelope stress response protein translates to MAVTSDPDHRPGIPRGERGATTVADRVVAKIASHAAREALGRFTESTSHVPPGRQTPRVTVSVRRAPEQGDAGRGRLPTESRSAVLGEARMRIAVELGYPSDIGAQCAAVRREVTERLRAWASIDVFELTVSVERLHSVHSRYTDQARVR